AGGCTGCGAACGTAACAAGCCTGCTGGGCGTGGAGCAAGACGTCATCCACAGGCTGCCGCCGGGGTCCGTACCGTCGGTTTGACCCTGTTGAACGCCAGCGCGTACCGTTGGCCGGTCACCCGGTGTCGACCGGTGCCGCATGTCCACGGGGAAGCCTCGCGCCCTCCGCGGGTGGGCGGTGCCAGCCGAAAGGCGTCAACAGTTCCAACGGCACTGCCGATCCGCCGGTCGTGGCTGCCCCTGAACCACCATGGAGAGAAGCTCGTGAGCAAGCGTACGTACCAGCCGAACAACCGCCGCCGTCACAAGGTGCACGGGTTCCGCCTGCGCATGCGCACCCGTGCGGGTCGCGCGATCCTGTCCTCGCGTCGCCGCAAGGGTCGCAAGGATCTGGCCGTCTGACGGCCAGCCTCCCCAGGCCGGCCGCGTGTTGCCCGAGGCCGCGAGGCTGAGGGATCCCGAGTCCTTCCGGACGACCACACGCCGCGGTCGTCGGGCCGGGTCCCGCACCCTGGTGGTCCATCTGGCCACCGGGGCTGCTGTGGACTCCGCACCCACTCCGGCTGCGCCGGCGCGGGTGGGGTTCGTGGTCAGCAAGGCCGTGGGGAACGCAGTCATCCGCAACCGCGTGAAGCGCCGACTCCGACACCTGGCCCGGGAGCAGCTCACCGCTCTCCCGGGCTCTGCTGTGCTCGTGGTCCGGGCGCTGCCGGCCGCCGCCGAAGCCTCCTACGAGGAACTCGGCGCGGACCTCACGCGTTCCCTCCAGCGGGTGCTGACGTGAAATACCTCCTCATCGGCCTGCTCAAGGCCTACCGCGCGGTGATCAGTCCGCTCTACGGCCAGGTCTGCCGCTATCACCCGTCCTGCTCCAAGTACGCCCTGGACGCGGTGACCGAGCACGGCAGCCTGCGCGGCAGCTGGCTCGCCGTACGACGCCTGGCCCGCTGCCACCCGTGGGCGGCCGGCGGCTACGACCCGGTGCCCCGCCGTGCGGACCGCACCGAGCACGCCCCCTCGACTCCAACCACTCAGCAAGGAGCCTGACCCGTGGGAATCTTCGGCGACATCGGCCACTTCATCATGACGCCGCTGTACTACCTCGTCTCGGCGGTCCTCGTGGGCTGGCACAAGGTGTGGGGCACGGTGCTCAACGCGGATGGCGGCATTGCCTGGGCGCTGTCGATCATCGGCCTCACCCTGGTGATCCGGGCGGCGCTGATCCCGCTGTTCGTCAAGCAGATCAAGTCCAGCCGCAACATGCAGCTCATCCAGCCCAAGGTGAAGGAGCTGCAGAAGAAGTACGGCCACGACCGGGAGAAGCTCGCCCAGGAGACGATGGCGCTCTACAAGGAGACCGGGACCAACCCGTTCGCCTCCTGCCTGCCGATCCTGATCCAGATGCCGATCTTCCTGGCGCTGTTCCGCCTGATCGACAAGGCCGCCAAGGACCAGACCGGCAACGGCTTCCTCAGCGACGCGCTGGCCAAGAACTTCGGTGAGTCGAAGCTGTTCGGCACGATCCCGATCTCGGCCTCCTTCACCAGCCCCGACGGGCACACCAGCGTGCAGATCGTGGCCGCGATCCTCGTGGTCGCGATGACGGCCACGACCTTCCTGACCCAGCGCCAGCTGATGAGCAAGAACATGCCGGCCGACGCGCTGAGCGGGCCCTACGCCCAGCAGCAGAAGCTGCTGCTCTACGTGCTGCCGCTCGTCTTCGCCGTTGGTGGCATCGCCTTCCCGATCGGCGTGCTCCTCTACTGGACGACGTCGAACCTGTGGACCATGTGCCAGCAGTTCTACGTGATCCGCAACAACCCTGCTCCCGGCACGCCGGCCGCCCAGGCCAAGGCTGACCGCGACGCTGCGAAGGCCCGCCGTCACGGCGGCGCCGCGGTGGCCACCGAGGTCGCCACCGAGCCCGAGGTCGACCGCCGCCCGGCGACCCGCCAGCAGCCGAAGAAGCAGACCCGCGAACAGCGCAAGAAGTCCGGTGGCGCGAAGCCGTCGGGCACGACCCCCGAGGGAGACCAGCAGTGAGCGACCCGACGACCGACACGACGGTGACCGACGCGACCGACACCCCCGACGTCCTCGACGAGGACACCGTGGACACCGAGGGCACGGAGAGCGCCGACGAGACGGTGACCCCGGCCTCGCGCGCGGACCGCGTCCAGCAGCTCGAGCAGGAGGGCGACATCGCCGCCGACTACCTCGAGGAGCTGCTCGACATCGCCGACCTGGACGGCGACCTGGACATGGACGTCGAGGGCGACCGGGCCGCGGTCTCCATCGTCGGTGCCGACCTCAGCCAGCTCGTGGGCGCGCGCGGCGAGGTCCTCGACGCCCTGCAGGAGCTGACCCGGCTCGCGGTCTACCGCGAGACCGGCGAGCGCTCCCGGCTGATGCTCGATGTCTCCGGCTACCGGGCCGAGAAGCGCGAGCAGCTGGTCGCCCTGGCGGAGGAGACGATCGCGCGGGTGAAGGAGTCCGGCGAGCGGGTCGCCCTGGATGC
The DNA window shown above is from Nocardioides ginsengisegetis and carries:
- the rpmH gene encoding 50S ribosomal protein L34, with the protein product MSKRTYQPNNRRRHKVHGFRLRMRTRAGRAILSSRRRKGRKDLAV
- a CDS encoding protein jag, with translation MSDPTTDTTVTDATDTPDVLDEDTVDTEGTESADETVTPASRADRVQQLEQEGDIAADYLEELLDIADLDGDLDMDVEGDRAAVSIVGADLSQLVGARGEVLDALQELTRLAVYRETGERSRLMLDVSGYRAEKREQLVALAEETIARVKESGERVALDAMTPFERKVVHDAVAAAGLVSESEGVEPRRHVVVLPD
- the rnpA gene encoding ribonuclease P protein component — its product is MLPEAARLRDPESFRTTTRRGRRAGSRTLVVHLATGAAVDSAPTPAAPARVGFVVSKAVGNAVIRNRVKRRLRHLAREQLTALPGSAVLVVRALPAAAEASYEELGADLTRSLQRVLT
- the yidD gene encoding membrane protein insertion efficiency factor YidD; its protein translation is MKYLLIGLLKAYRAVISPLYGQVCRYHPSCSKYALDAVTEHGSLRGSWLAVRRLARCHPWAAGGYDPVPRRADRTEHAPSTPTTQQGA
- the yidC gene encoding membrane protein insertase YidC, whose protein sequence is MGIFGDIGHFIMTPLYYLVSAVLVGWHKVWGTVLNADGGIAWALSIIGLTLVIRAALIPLFVKQIKSSRNMQLIQPKVKELQKKYGHDREKLAQETMALYKETGTNPFASCLPILIQMPIFLALFRLIDKAAKDQTGNGFLSDALAKNFGESKLFGTIPISASFTSPDGHTSVQIVAAILVVAMTATTFLTQRQLMSKNMPADALSGPYAQQQKLLLYVLPLVFAVGGIAFPIGVLLYWTTSNLWTMCQQFYVIRNNPAPGTPAAQAKADRDAAKARRHGGAAVATEVATEPEVDRRPATRQQPKKQTREQRKKSGGAKPSGTTPEGDQQ